One window of Ziziphus jujuba cultivar Dongzao chromosome 5, ASM3175591v1 genomic DNA carries:
- the LOC107434511 gene encoding BEACH domain-containing protein B isoform X2 produces the protein MSNSLMVDKRRLFLVFLKHFLVVYKNWEPENFGQLPEVASVTIQSTENSLYSDDVIIGCFAGHPAEIILTLVEEVTQITALVTELNASTMRSTTDLPSPSTSLNITAEGFPVLDALTIITRSLHNCRVFGYYGGIQKLTALMKGAVIQLKTINGSLSADENLSNFTMEKTSLLQQILVYVVSIICSFIDLNSNVCQNAQLYNKTIGYVSGDVASPVGSSSSLKAPYCETSFHWHQKAVVSVMEAGGLNWLVELLRVIRRLSMKEQWTDVSLHYLTLRVLLLALSENPRGQNHFKSIGGLEVLLDGLGVSSNNGQLLKNSACAVDKGDENPLPKVFQLHVLSLEVLREAIFANMNNLQFLCENGRVQKFANSFCSPAFMLQEYKQWTKNKSGKIDFQLDIFDLESEKKVKDQLAQPSVALHANDFYFQNWNDYVSKLSSVLCSFLLAPEDIKSHNIQISAGRISMPVSSLYIELSIKWFMRVLLTVFPCLKACSNQNELPIHLRVFVNTLQHCLLSTFRRVLITSPLSLEVFQEEGIWDLIFSENFFYFGPASEDISGDCRTSKSKNFGFEILQREVISFVEFAATSSESIHNLPELSVLLDALEQSACNPEVADVLINSLVRILELSPEKTIASFKTLEAVPRVLKVACIQAEESRRFDSLETAQNWLRCMETSMGLFMKFFSIADDARSLVLHSSACIDCLFDLFWEESLRNHVLKHILDLMKTVPSSEEDKRAKLQLCSKYLELFTHIKEREKSFAELSIDLLVGMRDMLLTDPVYYQALFRDGECFLHVVSLLNSNLDEENGEKLVLSVLQTLTCLLANNDASKAAFRALAGKGYQALQSLLLDFCQSHPSDRLLNALLDMLVDGKFDVKASPIIKNEDVIILYLSILQKSSESLQQHGLDVFQQLLRDSISNRASSVRSGMLNFLLDWFSQAKSDCVIVKITQLIQVIGGHSISGKDIRKIFALLRSEKIGYQQKYCSLLLSTILSMLNEKGPTAFFDFSGNDSGIIIKTPVQWPLSKGFTFSCWLRVEIFPRTGTMGLFSFLTENGRGCLAVLATDKLIYESVNLRRQCVQLPINIIRMKWHFLCITHSIGRAFSGGSLLRCFLDGNLVSSERCRYAKVNDLLTSCTIGAKVNMALCEDDALLESIKDSSPFHGQIGPVYLLNDAITPEQVQGIYSLGPSYMYSFLDNDAAPSNDNLVPSGILDVKDGLSSRIVFGLNAQASDGKILFNVAPVLDHVSDRNLFEATVMAGTQLCSRRLLQEIIYCVGGVSVFFPLITQSDKCENEECGQFEETWLMPITRERVTAEVVELIASVLDDNLANQQQMHLQSGFSILGFLLQAVPPQQLNLETLSALKHLFNVVSNCGLAELLVQDAMSSIFLNPLIWLYTVYKVQRELFMFLIQQFDNDPRLLKSLCRLPRVLDIIRKFYWDNEASRSAIGRKPLLHPVTKQVIGERPSNEEIHKLRLLLLSLGEMSLRQNIAAADIKALIAFFETSQDMSCIEDVLHMIIRAVSQKQLLAAFLEQVNSIGGCHIFVNLLQREFEPIRLLSLQFLGRLLVGFPSEKKGPRFFNIAVGRSRSLSESHKKISLRMQPIFSAMADRLFRFPQTDNLCATLFDVLLGGASPKQVLQKHNQVNRQKSKGHHSHFFLPQILVLIFRFLSGSTDVSARMKIIGDLLDLLDSNPSNIEAFMEFGWSAWLTASIKLDVLKNYKSDSQYQDNNEINELTSVRNVFTVVLCHYMHSVKGGWQQLEETVNFLLMHCEQGDISCHLLRALYEDLVRALVELSSEENIFISQPCRDNTLYLLRLVDEMLSSEVDRKLPFPASSSEFSIDSLELERHKDYASALYELLQGESDNEISRSCKRPSMDEDDIHNDRWWNLYDSLWIIISVMNGKGPSKMSPKLSSSTGPSFGQRARGLVESLNIPAAEVAAVVVSGGIGSALGGKPNKSVDKAMLLRGERFPRIIFRLVILYLCRSSLERASRCVQQIISLLPCLLAADDEQSKSRLQLFIWALLHVRSQYGMLNDGARFHVVSHLIRETVNCGKSVLATSIVGRDDTDSGGNLKDAGSVHNIIQKDRVLAAVADEAKYIKTLKTDRTRQLHELSTRMDENSSAESNNKNAFEVEIQSSLNSILASDENRRAAFQLAYEEEQQNIAEKWIHLFRTLIDERGPWSANPFPNGAIRHWKLDKTEDAWRRRQKLRQNYHFDEKLCHPPSCTVSSEVTPTLNESKSGFVGHIPEQMKQFLLKGVRRITDEVSSEPNENDIEFCGQKTSIPTDPLDSQRPELVKDTSDWGQERNDCSSSSLDTETSEVLTTVPCVLVTPKRKLAGHLAVMKNVLHFFGEFLVEGTGGSSVFKNFQASSISDLTKPDQKRKTLKLPIYLDVVDSEEGTTIDNFEALNEYVLKKRQLKSIKRHRRWNIGKVKAVHWTRYLLRYSAIEIFFSNSVAPIFLNFASQKDAKDIGNLIVSTRNEYLFPKGSGKDKSGVISFVDRRVALEMAEAARESWRRRDITNFEYLMILNTLAGRSYNDLTQYPVFPWILADYSSEVLDFNKSSTFRDLSKPVGALDLKRFEMFEDRYRNFCDPDIPSFYYGSHYSSMGIVLYYLLRLEPFTSLHRNLQGGKFDHADRLFQSIESTYRNCLSNTSDVKELIPEFFYMPEFLVNSNAYHIGVKQDGELIGDVGLPPWAKGSPEEFITRNREALESEYVSSNLHHWIDLVFGYKQRGKPAVEAANIFYYLTYEGAVDLDTMEDDLQRSAIEDQIANFGQTPIQIFRKKHPRRGLPIPIAHPLYFAPGSINLTSIISSTNYPSSAVLYVSILDSNIVLVNQGTTLSVKMWLTTQLQSGGNFTFSGSQDPSFGVGSDILSSRKIGSPLAENVELGAQCFATMQTPSESFLISCGNWENSFQVISLNDGRMVQSIRHHKDVVSCIAVSSDGSILATGSFDTTIMVWEVFRGRNLEKRVRSTQAELPRKDYVIVETPFHILCGHDDIITCLFVSVELDIVISGSKDGTCVFHTLREGRYVRSLRHPSGCALSKLVASRHGKIVFYADDDLSLHLYSINGKHLASSESNGRLNCVELSRCGDFLVCAGDHGQIVVRSMHSLQVIKKYNGVGKVITSLTVTPEECFLAGTKDGCLLVYSIENPQLRKAGISRNSKSKASATS, from the exons ATGTCTAATTCCCTAATG GTGGACAAGAGGAGgttatttcttgtttttctcaAGCATTTTCTTGTTGTATACAAGAACTGGGAACCAGAAAATTTTGGCCAATTACCAGAGGTTGCTTCAGTTACTATACAATCTACAGAGAATTCACTATATTCTGATGATGTAATCATTGGCTGCTTTGCTGGTCATCCTGCTGAAATTATTTTGACACTGGTTGAAGAGGTTACACAAATAACTGCTTTGGTCACCGAAT TAAATGCAAGTACAATGCGATCAACAACAGACTTGCCCAGTCCCTCCACAAGCTTGAATATCACTGCTGAAGGGTTTCCTGTCTTGGATGCTCTGACTATAATTACCCGTTCATTGCATAATTGCAGAGTTTTTGGATATTACGGTGGGATTCAAAAGCTTACAGCATTGATGAAAG GGGCTGTCATCCAACTGAAAACAATAAATGGTTCACTTTCTGCTGATGAAAATTTATCTAACTTTACCATGGAGAAGACTTCACTCCTGCAACAAATACTTGTATATGTGGTGTCTATAATATGCAgtttcattgatttaaattcaaatgtatgtCAGAATGCTCAGCTGTACAATAAAACTATAGGCTATGTTTCTGGGGATGTTGCATCCCCAGTTGGCTCTTCTAGCAGTTTGAAAGCTCCTTATTGTGAAACAAGTTTCCACTGGCATCAAAAGGCAGTTGTGTCAGTGATGGAAGCTGGTGGTCTTAATTGGTTAGTAG AACTGTTGCGTGTGATCAGAAGATTAAGCATGAAAGAACAGTGGACAGATGTATCACTTCATTATTTGACTTTAAGAGTTCTTCTCTTGGCATTATCTGAGAATCCTCGTGgacaaaatcattttaaaagcaTAGGAGGACTTGAAGTTTTGTTGGATGGTCTTGGTGTGTCATCAAACAATGGCCAGTTATTGAAAAACTCTGCTTGTGCTGTTGATAAAGG AGATGAGAACCCCTTGCCGAAAGTTTTCCAGCTTCATGTTCTTTCACTGGAAGTTCTGAGAGAGGCTAT CTTTGCAAATATGAACAACTTGCAATTTCTGTGTGAAAACGGAAGAGTTCAAAAATTTGCAAATAGCTTTTGTTCTCCTGCTTTCATGCTTCAAGAGTATAAACAGTGGACCAAGAATAAGTCAGGGAAGATTGATTTTCAATTGGATATATTTGACCTTGAAAGTGAGAAAAAGGTTAAAGATCAATTGGCACAGCCTTCTGTTGCACTTCATGcgaatgatttttattttcaaaattggaaCGATTATGTTTCTAAGTTGAGCAGTGTACTTTGTTCTTTCCTCCTTGCTCCAGAAGATATTAAGTCCCATAATATCCAAATATCTGCTGGTCGAATTTCCATGCCAGTTTCTTCGTTGTATATTGAACTTTCAATCAAATGGTTCATGAGGGTTCTTCTTACAGTTTTCCCCTGCCTTAAAGCTTGTTCAAATCAAAATGAATTGCCAATCCATTTGAG GGTCTTTGTCAATACTTTGCAGCATTGTCTTCTAAGTACATTCAGGAGGGTTCTTATTACATCCCCTTTATCATTAGAAGTTTTTCAAGAAGAGGGGATATGGGACCTTATCTTCTCGGAGaactttttctattttggaCCTGCTTCTGAGGACATTTCTGGAGATTGTCGCACATCTAAATCAAAGAACTTTGGGTTTGAAATTCTACAAAGGGAAGTAATTTCATTTGTGGAGTTTGCAGCAACTTCTAGTGAAAGCATACATAACTTG CCTGAATTGTCTGTTCTGTTAGATGCCCTTGAACAATCTGCTTGCAATCCTGAAGTTGCTGATGTTCTTATAAATAGTCTGGTTCGGATATTAGAGCTTTCTCCTGAGAAAACTATTGCTTCTTTTAAAACACTTGAGGCAGTTCCTCGGGTGCTTAAAGTTGCTTGTATTCAAGCCGAAGAATCTAGAAGATTTGATTCACTTGAGACAGCTCAAAATTGGCTCAGATGCATGGAAACATCTATGGGGctgtttatgaaatttttctcAATAGCAGATGATGCTAGGAGTTTGGTTTTGCATAGCTCTGCATGCATTGAttgtttgtttgatttgttCTGGGAAGAAAGTTTGAGAAATCACGTGCTCAAGCATATACTTGACCTCATGAAG ACTGTGCCATCATCTGAGGAAGACAAAAGAGCAAAGTTGCAATTATGCTCTAAATACTTGGAACTGTTCACTCATATAAAGGAACGAGAAAAGAGCTTTGCAGAACTGTCTATTGATTTGCTGGTTGGAATGAGAGATATGCTCCTGACTGATCCTGTG TACTATCAGGCTTTGTTTCGTGACGGAGAGTGCTTTTTGCATGTTGTCTCTTTACTGAACAGTAACCTtgatgaagaaaatggagaaaaattgGTTTTGAGTGTCCTTCAAACCCTTACATGTTTGCTTGCAAATAATGATGCCTCAAAG GCTGCATTTAGGGCTCTTGCTGGCAAGGGGTATCAGGCATTGCAAAGCTTGTTGTTGGACTTTTGCCAGTCACATCCAAGTGACAGGCTCTTAAATGCGCTGCTAGATATGCTTGTAGATGGAAAGTTTGATGTAAAAGCAAGCCCTATAATAAAG AATGAAGATGTGATCATACTTTATCTGAGCATTCTGCAGAAG AGCAGTGAGTCATTACAACAACATGGGCTTGATGTGTTTCAACAATTACTGAGGGATTCCATTTCCAATCGAGCATCAAGTGTGAGATCAGGAATGCTTAATTTTCTGCTTGATTGGTTTTCTCAAGCCAAGAGTGACTGTGTTATCGTGAAAATCACCCAATTAATTCAAGTTATTGGTGGGCATAGCATATCTGGGAAGGATATTCGCAAAATCTTTGCTCTCCTCCGAAGTGAGAAAATTGGGTATCAGCAAAAGTATTGTTCACTGTTGTTGTCAACAATTTTGTCGATGCTAAATGAGAAAGGGCCAACTGCCTTCTTTGATTTCAGCGGGAATGATTCT GGGATCATTATAAAGACACCCGTTCAATGGCCTCTTAGTAAGGGTTTTACTTTTTCCTGTTGGCTTAGGGTGGAGATTTTCCCTAGAACTGGAACAATGGGTCTTTTCAGTTTTCTGACAGAAAATGGAAGAGGGTGCTTGGCTGTGCTTGCAACGGATAAGCTGATTTATGAA TCAGTAAATCTGAGGCGACAGTGTGTTCAACtaccaattaatataattaGAATGAAATGGCATTTCCTGTGTATAACTCACAGCATTGGAAGAGCATTTTCTGGGGGTAGTTTATTGAGGTGTTTTTTAGATGGTAATCTTGTTTCTTCAGAAAGATGCAG ATATGCAAAAGTTAATGATTTATTAACTAGTTGTACAATTGGTGCAAAAGTTAATATGGCTCTGTGCGAAGATGATGCTCTTCTGGAGTCCATAAAAGACTCATCTCCTTTCCACGGTCAGATAGGTCCTGTGTATTTATTAAACGATGCTATTACTCCCGAGCAAGTCCAGGGTATCTATTCTCTTGGGCCAAGCTACATGTATTCGTTCCTTGATAATGACGCTGCACCTTCTAATGATAACCTGGTGCCTAGTGGAATTCTTGATGTTAAAGATGGTCTTTCATCCAGAATCGTATTTGGTCTTAATGCACAG gCAAGTGATGGCAAAATATTGTTTAATGTTGCACCGGTGCTAGATCATGTATCAGATAGGAATTTATTTGAAGCAACTGTGATGGCTGGCACACAATTATGCTCAAGAAGATTACTGCAAGAGATAATTTACTGTGTTGGGGGTGTTTCAGTGTTTTTCCCTCTTATCACTCAGTCTGACAAATGTGAAAATGAAGAATGTGGACAATTTGAAGAGACATGGCTTATGCCTATCACAAGAGAGCGTGTGACTGCTGAAGTTGTTGAGCTTATAGCTTCTGTTCTTGATGACAATTTAGCCAATCAACAACAGATGCATCTCCAATCTGGATTTTCAATTCTGGGATTTTTATTGCAAGCTGTTCCACCACAACAACTTAATTTAGAAACGCTTTCAGCTTTGAAGCATCTGTTTAATGTTGTTTCCAACTGCG GCTTGGCAGAACTGCTTGTTCAAGATGCTATGTCTAGCATATTTCTTAATCCTCTCATCTGGCTCTACACAGTGTATAAGGTGCAGCGTGAATTGTTTATGTTTCTCATCCAGCAGTTTGATAATGATCCAAGGTTGCTTAAAAGTCTATGTCGGCTCCCACGTGTTCTTGATATCATACGCAAATTTTATTGGGATAATGAAGCATCCCGATCTGCTATTGGAAGAAAACCTCTTCTGCATCCAGTTACAAAGCAAGTTATAGGAGAAAGACCTAGTAATGAAGAAATACATAAACTCCGACTTCTACTATTGAGTCTTGGCGAAATGAGCCTCAG GCAAAACATTGCCGCGGCAGATATAAAAGCTCTGATTGCTTTTTTTGAGACAAGTCAGGACATGTCATGCATTGAAGATGTTTTACACATGATTATTAGAGCTGTTTCTCAAAAACAGTTGCTTGCAGCTTTCCTTGAACAAGTTAATTCGATTGGTGGCTGTCACATCTTTGTCAATCTTCTTCAGAG GGAATTTGAGCCTATTAGATTACTAAGCTTGCAGTTCCTTGGAAGACTGTTGGTTGGTTTTCCATCAGAGAAGAAGGGGCCAAGATTTTTTAATATTGCTGTTGGAAGATCCCGGTCTCTTTCAGAAAGCCATAAGAAAATCAGTTTGAGGATGCAACCAATTTTCTCAGCCATGGCTGATAGACTATTCAGGTTTCCACAGACAGACAATTTGTGTGCCACTTTGTTCGATGTTCTTCTTGGTGGTGCTAGTCCTAAACAG gtgtTACAGAAACACAACCAAGTTAATCGGCAGAAAAGCAAGGGGCATCATTCTCATTTTTTCCTTCCTCAGATTTTGGTTCTCATTTTCAGATTCTTGTCTGGCTCTACGGATGTGTCTGCAAGAATGAAAATTATCGGGGATCTTCTTGATCTTCTTGATTCGAATCCTTCAAATATTGAAGCTTTTATG GAATTTGGTTGGAGTGCTTGGTTAACTGCTTCTATAAAGCTTGATGTGTTAAAAAACTACAAAAGTGATTCTCAATATCAAGACAACAATGAGATAAATGAGCTGACTTCTGTGAGGAATGTATTTACTGTTGTCCTTTGTCATTACATGCATTCTGTTAAAGGTGGTTGGCAACAGCTGGAAGAGACTGTGAATTTCTTACTTATGCACTGTGAGCAA GGCGACATATCTTGTCATTTGCTTCGTGCTCTTTATGAGGATTTAGTTAGGGCACTGGTGGAATTGTCTTCTgaagaaaacatttttatttcacAACCATGTCGGGATAATACACTATACCTTTTAAGGCTGGTCGATGAGATGCTTAGCTCTGAAGTTGACCGTAAACTTCCG TTTCCGGCAAGTAGCTCTGAATTTTCTATCGATTCCTTGGAATTAGAACGCCATAAAGATTATGCCTCTGCCTTATATGAACTTCTGCAAGGAGAATCGGACAACGAGATATCCAG GAGTTGCAAACGGCCAAGCATGGATGAAGATGACATACATAATGACAGGTGGTGGAACTTATATGACAGCTTATGGATAATTATAAGTGTGATGAATGGTAAGGGACCGAGCAAAATGTCACCAAAATTATCATCATCGACCGGTCCATCGTTTGGCCAGAGAGCACGTGGCTTAGTAGAGTCCTTGAACATTCCTGCGGCAGAGGTGGCTGCAGTGGTTGTATCTGGAGGGATAGGAAGTGCCTTGGGCGGAAAACCAAACAAAAGTGTAGATAAGGCCATGCTTCTGCGAGGTGAGAGATTCCCAAGAATAATTTTTCGACTTGTAATCCTATACCTCTGCAGATCTTCTCTAGAAAGAGCATCACGATGTGTTCAACAAATCATTTCGCTTTTACCTTGTTTGTTGGCTGCTGATGATGAGCAGTCCAAGAGCAGATTGCAGCTGTTCATTTG GGCTTTGCTTCATGTTAGATCGCAGTATGGAATGTTAAATGATGGAGCTCGTTTTCATGTTGTATCTCACTTGATTCGAGAAACTGTCAACTGTGGCAAATCGGTGCTTGCTACTAGCATTGTGGGCAGAGATGACACAGATTCAGGTGGCAATTTGAAAGATGCTGGATCTGTTCACAATATAATTCAGAAGGACCGGGTGCTTGCAGCA GTTGCTGATGAGGCTAAATATATAAAGACATTAAAGACGGACCGTACCAGACAGTTGCATGAGCTCAGCACTAGGATGGATGAAAATTCTTCTGCTGAATCTAATAACAAGAATGCTTTTGAAGTTGAGATACAAAGTAGCTTGAACTCCATTCTTGCCTCAGATGAAAACAGAAGAGCTGCTTTCCAGCTAGCTTATGAAGAGGAACAACAAAATATTGCT GAAAAGTGGATACACTTATTTCGCACTTTGATTGATGAGAGAGGTCCATGGTCTGCTAACCCTTTCCCAAATGGTGCTATAAGGCACTGGAAACTTGATAAGACAGAAGATGCTTGGCGCCGTAGACAAAAGTTGAGGCAGAATTATCATTTTGATGAAAAGCTTTGCCATCCTCCATCCTGTACGGTTAGCAGTGAGGTTACACCCACTCTAAATGAAAGTAAATCTGGTTTTGTGGGGCATATTCCAGAGCAAATGAAGCAGTTTTTGCTGAAAGGTGTAAGGAGGATAACCGATGAGGTGAGCTCAGAACCCAACGAAAATGATATTGAATTTTGTGGCCAGAAGACTTCCATTCCAACGGATCCTTTAGACAGTCAGCGCCCAGAGCTAGTTAAAGACACCAGTGATTGGGGGCAGGAGAGAAATGACTGTTCTTCAAGTTCACTAGATACGGAAACCAGCGAG GTTCTTACAACAGTTCCATGTGTTCTTGTaaccccaaaaagaaaattagctgGTCATTTGGCAGTCATGAAGAATGTATTGCATTTCTTTGGCGAGTTTTTGGTTGAAGGTACTGGAGGATCATCTGTTTTCAAGAACTTCCAGGCTTCAAGCATTTCTGACCTGACAAAGCCTGACCAAAAGCGTAAAACATTGAAATTGCCTATATATCTGGACGTGGTAGATTCTGAGGAGGGTACCACAATAGATAATTTTGAGGCCTTGAATGAATATGTGCTTAAGAAAAGGCAGTTAAAAAGTATCAAACGCCATCGGAGATGGAATATTGGCAAG GTAAAAGCTGTCCATTGGACTCGCTACTTGTTAAGATACAGTGCAATAGAGATTTTCTTCAGTAATTCAGTTGCCcccatatttttgaattttgcatcacagAAGGATGCAAAAGATATTGGAAACTTGATAGTTTCTACCagaaatgaatatttgtttCCTAAAGGAAGTGGTAAGGACAAGAGTGGAGTTATTTCATTTGTTGATAGGCGTGTAGCATTGGAGATGGCAGAAGCTGCCCGAGAGAGCTGGAGGAGAAGAGATATAACAAACTTTGAGTATTTAATGATTCTCAATACACTAGCAGGGAGATCTTACAATGACCTAACGCAATATCCTGTCTTTCCTTGGATCTTGGCTGATTACTCCTCAGAGGTTCTTGATTTTAACAAGTCCTCAACATTTCGAGATCTTTCAAAACCAGTTGGAGCACTGGATTTGAAAAGATTTGAG ATGTTTGAAGATAGATATCGTAATTTTTGTGATCCCGATATACCTAG TTTCTACTATGGGTCTCATTACTCAAGCATGGGAATTGTGCTTTATTACCTACTTAGATTGGAGCCATTTACTTCTCTTCACCGGAATTTGCAG GGTGGCAAATTTGACCATGCAGATCGTCTCTTTCAAAGCATTGAGAGTACTTATCGGAATTGCCTTTCTAACACAAGCGATGTGAAAGAGTTAATACCCGAGTTCTTTTACATGCCAGAATTCCTTGTCAATTCAAACGCTTATCACATAGGAGTAAAACAAGATGGTGAGCTTATTGGTGATGTTGGTCTCCCTCCCTGGGCCAAG GGCTCACCTGAAGAGTTTATTACTAGAAATAGAGAGGCCCTTGAAAGTGAGTATGTTAGCTCAAATCTTCACCACTGGATAGACTTGGTGTTTGGTTATAAGCAGCGTGGAAAACCAGCAGTTGAG GctgcaaatattttttattatttaacttATGAAGGCGCTGTTGATCTAGACACCATGGAGGATGATTTGCAAAGATCAGCAATTGAAGATCAAATAGCAAATTTTGGCCAGACACCTATTCAAATTTTCCGTAAAAAACACCCAAGAAGAGGACTGCCAATCCCAATTGCTCATCCACTATACTTCGCCCCTGGTTCTATCAATTTGACTTCTATTATTTCCAGTACAAACTATCCGTCGTCAGCTGTATTATATGTTAGTATATTAGACTCGAACATTGTTCTTGTGAACCAGGGAACCACCTTGTCAGTTAAGATGTGGTTAACAACACAATTGCAATCTGGTGGAAATTTTACCTTCTCTGGATCTCAG GATCCATCTTTTGGTGTTGGTTCTGATATTCTTTCTTCTCGTAAAATTGGGTCTCCTTTGGCCGAAAATGTTGAACTTGGAGCACAATGCTTTGCCACAATGCAAACACCATCTGAGAGTTTTTTGATCTCATGTGGCAATTGGGAAAACAGCTTTCAGGTTATATCCTTAAATGATGGCAGAATGGTGCAAAGCATCAGGCATCATAAGGATGTGGTCAGCTGTATTGCAG TGTCATCTGATGGAAGCATACTTGCTACGGGAAGTTTTGACACTACAATCATGGTTTGGGAAGTTTTCCGTGGTAGAAATCTAGAAAAAAGAGTTCGTAGTACACAAGCAGAACTACCTCGTAAAGACTATGTCATTGTTGAAACTCCTTTCCATATTCTTTGTGGGCACGATGATATAATTACATGTTTATTTGTTAGTGTGGAGCTTGACATAGTTATCAGTGGATCAAAAGATGGAACTTGTGTTTTCCATACCTTACGGGAGGGAAGATATGTAAGATCTTTACGTCATCCATCTGGCTGTGCATTATCTAAGCTTGTTGCCTCTCGCCATGGGAAGATTGTGTTTTACGCTGATGATGATCTCAGCTTGCATTTGTACTCAATAAATGGCAAACATCTGGCTTCTTCTGAATCTAATGGACGCCTCAATTGTGTTGAGCTGAGTCGGTGTGGTGACTTTTTGGTCTGTGCGGGTGACCATGGGCAGATAGTTGTACGCTCCATGCATTCACTTCAGGTCATAAAAAAGTACAATGGAGTTGGAAAAGTAATAACATCTCTAACAGTGACCCCAGAAGAATGCTTCTTAGCTGGGACAAAAGATGGTTGCCTACTTGTGTATTCTATAGAAAATCCTCAACTCCGCAAAGCAGGAATTTCTCGAAATTCAAAATCGAAAGCTTCTGCCACAAGCTAG